From one Brachypodium distachyon strain Bd21 chromosome 4, Brachypodium_distachyon_v3.0, whole genome shotgun sequence genomic stretch:
- the LOC100831289 gene encoding isoamylase 3, chloroplastic isoform X1 — MGSFLLPVPPHIWMDSVSTNRSPLRSAATAARRSSPSSCSALPNRVGASRFGVAPGCGGRLFGKAQRFGSVRITTARAQSGNAGKSMTEQRECTMSETLKYSSGKASPLGVSQVEGGLNFAIFSQHASSVTLCIKVPERGTKDEENAEVVEFALDCQNNKTGDIWHVSVEGLPTSGVLYGYRVDGPQGWQHGHRFDSNIILLDPYAKLVSGRNYFGVDKEKPSQPFGTYDFDSPPFDWGVDYRLPNLPETDLVIYEMNVRAFTADESSGVDPAVRGSYLGFIDKIPHLLELGVNAVELLPVFEFDELEFKRYPNPRDHMVNTWGYSTINFFAPMSRYASAGGGPLAASRELKQMVKALHNAGIEVILDVVYNHTNEADDANPYVTSFRGIDNKVYYILDPKNNAQLLNFSGCGNTLNCNHPVVMELVLDSLRHWVKEYHIDGFRFDLASVLCRGTDGSPLDAPPLIKEIAKDSVLSRCKIIAEPWDCGGLYLVGQFPNWDRWAEWNGKYRDDIRRFIKGDPGMKGVLATRVSGSADLYQVNKRKPYHGVNFIIAHDGFTLCDLVSYNLKHNDANGESGRDGCNDNFSWNCGVEGETNDSNVLALRSRQMKNFHLALMISQGTPMMLMGDEYGHTRYGNNNSYGHDTCINNFQWGQLEERRYGHFRFFSEMIKFRQNHPILKRDRFLNKNDVTWHEDCWENMESKFLAFTIHDHSSGGDIYLAFNAHDYFVDAVIPPAPQHKRWNRVVDTNLESPNDIVPEGVPFTGSGYRIAPYSSILLKANP, encoded by the exons ATGGGATCCTTCCTGCTACCCGTCCCACCCCACATTTGGATGGATTCGGTCTCTACAAATCGCTCCCCGCTgcgctccgccgccaccgccgctcgTCGAAGCAGCCCGTCCAGCTGCTCCGCGCTTCCGAACCG TGTGGGAGCGAGCAGGTTCGGGGTCGCGCCTGGGTGCGGAGGACGGCTATTTGGAAAG GCGCAGCGATTTGGGTCCGTTCGGATTACCACGGCGAGAGCACAGAGCGGGAATGCTGGGAAAAGTATGACCGAG CAAAGGGAATGCACAATGTCAGAAACCCTGAAATATTCTTCTGGTAAAGCATCCCCACTAGGAGTGTCGCAAGTTGAAGGTGGTCTGAACTTCGCAATTTTCTCTCAGCACGCTTCTTCCGTCACCCTCTGCATCAAGGTTCCTGAGAG AGGCACCAAGGATGAAGAAAATGCAGAAGTTGTGGAGTTTGCTTTAGACTGCCAGAACAACAAAACTGGAGATATATGGCATGTGTCAGTGGAG GGGTTGCCTACTTCTGGAGTTCTCTATGGATATCGTGTTGATGGTCCTCAAGGATGGCAACATGGCCATAGATTTGATAGCAACATTATTCTTCTTGATCCTTATGCGAAATTAGTCTCTGGTCGAAATTACTTTGGGGTTGACAAAGAGAAGCCAAGTCAGCCTTTTGGAACATATGATTTTGATAGCCCTCCTTTTGACTGGGGTGTTGATTACCGGCTTCCAAATTTGCCTGAG ACAGATCTAGTTATATATGAAATGAATGTTCGCGCATTCACTGCGGATGAATCAAGTGGGGTTGATCCAGCTGTCCGTGGAAGCTATCTTGGCTTTATCGACAAA ATCCCACATTTGCTGGAACTTGGAGTTAATGCAGTGGAATTACTTCCTGTTTTTGAGTTTGATGAACTGGAATTCAAGAGGTACCCAAACCCAAGGGACCACATG GTCAATACATGGGGTTATTCTACAATAAACTTCTTTGCTCCCATGAGCCGCTATGCAAGTGCTGGTGGTGGACCACTGGCTGCTTCCAGAGAGCTCAAGCAGATGGTCAAAGCACTGCATAATGCTGGGATAGAG GTTATTCTGGACGTTGTTTACAATCATACAAATGAAGCGGATGATGCTAACCCTTATGTTACTTCTTTTCGTGGCATCGATAACAAG GTTTATTACATTTTAGATCCAAAGAACAACGCTCAACTGCTGAACTTCTCTGGCTGTG GGAATACACTAAACTGCAACCATCCGGTTGTCATGGAACTCGTACTCGACAGCTTGAGACATTG GGTGAAGGAGTATCACATAGATGGATTTCGGTTTGACCTTGCAAGTGTTCTTTGTCGTGGAACAGATGGCAGTCCTCTTGATGCTCCTCCGCTCATTAAG GAAATTGCCAAAGATTCTGTATTATCTCGATGTAAGATTATTGCCGAACCTTGGGATTGTGGTGGCCTTTATTTAGTAGGGCAGTTCCCTAACTGGGACAG GTGGGCTGAATGGAATGGAAAGTACAGAGACGATATTCGAAGATTCATCAAG GGTGATCCTGGTATGAAGGGGGTGTTGGCAACTCGTGTCTCTGGATCAGCCGATCTCTACCAG GTGAACAAGCGGAAGCCTTATCATGGTGTGAATTTCATAATCGCACATGATGGGTTTACCTTATGCGACCTTGTTTCATACAACTTAAAG CACAATGATGCAAATGGAGAAAGTGGGCGTGATGGATGCAATGACAATTTTAGCTGGAACTGTGGTGTTGAAG GAGAAACAAATGATTCAAATGTGTTAGCTCTGCGTTCAAGACAAATGAAGAACTTCCATCTGGCATTAATGATTTCTCAA GGCACCCCAATGATGTTGATGGGAGATGAATATGGTCATACACGTTATGGAAATAATAATAGCTATGGACATGATACCTGCATAAATAATTTCCAGTGGGGACAG TTGGAAGAAAGAAGATATGGCCATTTCAGATTTTTCTCAGAGATGATTAAGTTTCGCCAGAATCACCCAATACTGAAACGAGACAGGTTTCTTAACAAA AATgatgtcacctggcatgaggATTGTTGGGAGAACATGGAAAGCAAATTCTTGGCATTTAC GATACATGACCACAGTTCGGGTGGAGATATCTATTTGGCATTCAACGCCCATGACTATTTTGTGGATGCTGTAATTCCCCCAGCACCTCAGCATAAACGTTGGAACCGTGTG GTGGATACCAACCTGGAATCACCAAATGATATTGTACCGGAAGGGGTGCCATTTACTGGATCAGGTTACAGAATAGCTCCATACTCTTCCATCCTGCTCAAGGCAAACCCATAG
- the LOC100831289 gene encoding isoamylase 3, chloroplastic isoform X2: protein MTEQRECTMSETLKYSSGKASPLGVSQVEGGLNFAIFSQHASSVTLCIKVPERGTKDEENAEVVEFALDCQNNKTGDIWHVSVEGLPTSGVLYGYRVDGPQGWQHGHRFDSNIILLDPYAKLVSGRNYFGVDKEKPSQPFGTYDFDSPPFDWGVDYRLPNLPETDLVIYEMNVRAFTADESSGVDPAVRGSYLGFIDKIPHLLELGVNAVELLPVFEFDELEFKRYPNPRDHMVNTWGYSTINFFAPMSRYASAGGGPLAASRELKQMVKALHNAGIEVILDVVYNHTNEADDANPYVTSFRGIDNKVYYILDPKNNAQLLNFSGCGNTLNCNHPVVMELVLDSLRHWVKEYHIDGFRFDLASVLCRGTDGSPLDAPPLIKEIAKDSVLSRCKIIAEPWDCGGLYLVGQFPNWDRWAEWNGKYRDDIRRFIKGDPGMKGVLATRVSGSADLYQVNKRKPYHGVNFIIAHDGFTLCDLVSYNLKHNDANGESGRDGCNDNFSWNCGVEGETNDSNVLALRSRQMKNFHLALMISQGTPMMLMGDEYGHTRYGNNNSYGHDTCINNFQWGQLEERRYGHFRFFSEMIKFRQNHPILKRDRFLNKNDVTWHEDCWENMESKFLAFTIHDHSSGGDIYLAFNAHDYFVDAVIPPAPQHKRWNRVVDTNLESPNDIVPEGVPFTGSGYRIAPYSSILLKANP from the exons ATGACCGAG CAAAGGGAATGCACAATGTCAGAAACCCTGAAATATTCTTCTGGTAAAGCATCCCCACTAGGAGTGTCGCAAGTTGAAGGTGGTCTGAACTTCGCAATTTTCTCTCAGCACGCTTCTTCCGTCACCCTCTGCATCAAGGTTCCTGAGAG AGGCACCAAGGATGAAGAAAATGCAGAAGTTGTGGAGTTTGCTTTAGACTGCCAGAACAACAAAACTGGAGATATATGGCATGTGTCAGTGGAG GGGTTGCCTACTTCTGGAGTTCTCTATGGATATCGTGTTGATGGTCCTCAAGGATGGCAACATGGCCATAGATTTGATAGCAACATTATTCTTCTTGATCCTTATGCGAAATTAGTCTCTGGTCGAAATTACTTTGGGGTTGACAAAGAGAAGCCAAGTCAGCCTTTTGGAACATATGATTTTGATAGCCCTCCTTTTGACTGGGGTGTTGATTACCGGCTTCCAAATTTGCCTGAG ACAGATCTAGTTATATATGAAATGAATGTTCGCGCATTCACTGCGGATGAATCAAGTGGGGTTGATCCAGCTGTCCGTGGAAGCTATCTTGGCTTTATCGACAAA ATCCCACATTTGCTGGAACTTGGAGTTAATGCAGTGGAATTACTTCCTGTTTTTGAGTTTGATGAACTGGAATTCAAGAGGTACCCAAACCCAAGGGACCACATG GTCAATACATGGGGTTATTCTACAATAAACTTCTTTGCTCCCATGAGCCGCTATGCAAGTGCTGGTGGTGGACCACTGGCTGCTTCCAGAGAGCTCAAGCAGATGGTCAAAGCACTGCATAATGCTGGGATAGAG GTTATTCTGGACGTTGTTTACAATCATACAAATGAAGCGGATGATGCTAACCCTTATGTTACTTCTTTTCGTGGCATCGATAACAAG GTTTATTACATTTTAGATCCAAAGAACAACGCTCAACTGCTGAACTTCTCTGGCTGTG GGAATACACTAAACTGCAACCATCCGGTTGTCATGGAACTCGTACTCGACAGCTTGAGACATTG GGTGAAGGAGTATCACATAGATGGATTTCGGTTTGACCTTGCAAGTGTTCTTTGTCGTGGAACAGATGGCAGTCCTCTTGATGCTCCTCCGCTCATTAAG GAAATTGCCAAAGATTCTGTATTATCTCGATGTAAGATTATTGCCGAACCTTGGGATTGTGGTGGCCTTTATTTAGTAGGGCAGTTCCCTAACTGGGACAG GTGGGCTGAATGGAATGGAAAGTACAGAGACGATATTCGAAGATTCATCAAG GGTGATCCTGGTATGAAGGGGGTGTTGGCAACTCGTGTCTCTGGATCAGCCGATCTCTACCAG GTGAACAAGCGGAAGCCTTATCATGGTGTGAATTTCATAATCGCACATGATGGGTTTACCTTATGCGACCTTGTTTCATACAACTTAAAG CACAATGATGCAAATGGAGAAAGTGGGCGTGATGGATGCAATGACAATTTTAGCTGGAACTGTGGTGTTGAAG GAGAAACAAATGATTCAAATGTGTTAGCTCTGCGTTCAAGACAAATGAAGAACTTCCATCTGGCATTAATGATTTCTCAA GGCACCCCAATGATGTTGATGGGAGATGAATATGGTCATACACGTTATGGAAATAATAATAGCTATGGACATGATACCTGCATAAATAATTTCCAGTGGGGACAG TTGGAAGAAAGAAGATATGGCCATTTCAGATTTTTCTCAGAGATGATTAAGTTTCGCCAGAATCACCCAATACTGAAACGAGACAGGTTTCTTAACAAA AATgatgtcacctggcatgaggATTGTTGGGAGAACATGGAAAGCAAATTCTTGGCATTTAC GATACATGACCACAGTTCGGGTGGAGATATCTATTTGGCATTCAACGCCCATGACTATTTTGTGGATGCTGTAATTCCCCCAGCACCTCAGCATAAACGTTGGAACCGTGTG GTGGATACCAACCTGGAATCACCAAATGATATTGTACCGGAAGGGGTGCCATTTACTGGATCAGGTTACAGAATAGCTCCATACTCTTCCATCCTGCTCAAGGCAAACCCATAG
- the LOC100831593 gene encoding queuine tRNA-ribosyltransferase catalytic subunit 1 produces MALRFEVLGRFNRARAARLTLPHFTCQTPLFMPVGTQGTIKGLTTDQLEDIGCQIILGNTYHLELRPGSQLIDDLGGLHKFMNWKRALLTDSGGFQMVSLLHLADITEEGVTFQSPVDGKPMLLTPEESIHIQNNIGADIIMALDDVVKTTITGPRIEEAMYRTLRWIDRCISAHKKPDVQNLFGIVQGGLDPVLRDICVRGLVERKLPGYAIGGLAGGEDKDSFWRVVAQCTAGLPEDKPRYVMGVGYPLDIVVCSALGADMYDCVYPTRTARFGTALVPEGVLKLKQNAMATDERPIDPSCLCMVCKNYTRAYLHCLVTKDPMGSQLLSYHNLYFMMRLSRDLHMSILEGRFPEFVRGFLRVQFPKGDVPKWVLNAMEVAGIDISECCTPTKCQHDAMGAAGVDIPEFCVPTECP; encoded by the exons ATGGCGCTCCGGTTCGAG GTATTAGGAAGATTTAATCGTGCTCGTGCAGCGCGGTTAACTCTACCACACTTTACTTGTCAAACACCGCTTTTTATGCCTGTTGGAACCCAAG GTACAATAAAAGGCTTGACTACTGACCAGTTAGAGGATATAGGTTGCCAGATTATACTTGGAAATACTTACCACCTTGAACTTCGTCCGGGCTCTCAACTTATTGATGATCTGGGTGGCCTTCACAAGTTTATGAATTGGAAAAGGGCATTGCTGACTGACTCTGGTGGTTTCCAAATG GTTTCTTTGCTGCATTTGGCTGACATTACTGAGGAAGGAGTTACATTTCAG TCACCTGTTGATGGGAAACCCATGCTCTTGACACCTGAGGAATCAATCCATATTCAG AACAACATTGGAGCTGATATAATCATGGCTCTTGATGATGTTGTGAAGACCACAATTACTGGTCCAAGGATAGAGGAAGCTATGTATCGTACCCTTCGCTGGATCGATAGGTGCATATCTG CTCATAAGAAACCTGATGTCCAAAACTTATTTGGGATTGTGCAAGGAGGATTAGATCCAGTTCTTAG AGATATTTGCGTAAGGGGCTTGGTCGAGCGGAAGCTTCCTGG ATATGCTATCGGAGGTCTTGCAGGTGGTGAAGATAAAGACTCGTTCTGGCGTGTTGTTGCTCAGTGCACTGCTGGATTGCCTGAAGATAAACCACGATATGTGATG GGTGTTGGTTATCCACTTGATATTGTAGTATGCAGTGCTTTGGGTGCAGATATGTATGACTGTGTTTATCCAACACGCACTGCTCGCTTTGGGACTGCACTTGTGCCTGAG GGTGTTCTGAAGTTGAAACAAAACGCAATGGCAACTGATGAACGGCCGATTGATCCTTCCTGTTTATGTATG GTCTGCAAAAACTACACGCGTGCTTACTTGCATTGTCTCGTCACCAAAGATCCTATGGGTTCTCAACTGCTATCATATCACAACTTATATTTTATGATGCGG TTAAGTAGAGATCTCCACATGTCAATTCTTGAGGGACGGTTTCCAGA ATTCGTGAGAGGATTCCTGAGGGTACAG TTCCCAAAGGGTGATGTCCCGAAGTGGGTTCTTAATGCGATGGAGGTTGCTGGCATTGACATATCAGAGTGCTGCACTCCCACCAAATGTCAGCATGATGCGATGGGGGCTGCTGGCGTCGACATACCAGAGTTCTGCGTTCCCACCGAATGTCCCTGA
- the LOC100831897 gene encoding dicarboxylate transporter 2.1, chloroplastic — translation MEHLRIAVSHRPPLLLPAPQTLRRRRLHLSAPLTLPPASRSLSSRHHLFPVPRRHIIRPLLASQTPIPDSETESGVPPAGAKLVPLLVSLALGLAVRFLAPRPLEVSLQAWQLLSIFLSTIAGLVLGPLPVGAWAFLGLTVAVATRTLPFGVAFSAFTNEVIWLIVISFFFARGFVKTGLGDRIATYFIKWLGGSTLGLSYGLTISEACIAPAMPSTTARAGGVFLPIIKSLSLSAESMPNDPSSRKLGSYLVMTQFQAGSNSSALFLTAAAQNLLCLKLAEELGIIVANPWVSWFTAASLPAIVSLLATPYLLYKIFPPDMKDTPDAPALAAEKLKCMGPVTKNEWVMIGTMVLAVSLWIFGEAIGVSSVVAAMLGLSILLLLGVLDWDDCLSEKSAWDTLSWFAVLVAMAGQLTNLGIVSWMSNSVANMLQSFSLSWPAAFVALESSYFLIHYLFASQTGHVGALYSAFLAMHVAAGAPPVLSALALAFNTNLFGALTHYSSGQAAVYFGAGYLELPDIFKMGFVTALLNALIWGVVGTLWWKFLGLY, via the exons atgGAGCACCTCCGGATCGCCGTCTCCCACCGCCCGCCTCTGCTCCTCCCCGCCCCGCAAactctccgccgccggcgactcCACCTCTCGGCTCCCCTTACCCTCCCACCCGCCTCCCGCTCCCTCTCTTCTCGGCATCATCTCTTTCCCGTGCCTCGCCGCCACATCATCCGGCCTCTACTCGCCTCCCAAACACCTATCCCCGACTCAGAGACCGAGTCCGGCGTGccccccgccggcgccaagCTCGTCCCGCTCCTCGTCTCCCTCGCGCTCGGCCTCGCCGTGCGCTTCCTCGCGCCGCGGCCCCTCGAGGTGAGCCTGCAGGCGTGGCAGCTCCTCTCCATCTTCCTCTCCACCATCGCGGGGCTCGTGCTCGGCCCGCTCCCCGTGGGCGCCTGGGCCTTCCTCGGGCTCACGGTCGCCGTGGCCACGCGAACCCTCCCCTTCGGAGTCGCCTTCTCCGCCTTCACCAACGAGGTCATCTGGCTCATCGTCATCTCATTCTTCTTCGCGCGAGGGTTCGTCAAGACCGGCCTCGGCGACCGCATCGCCACCTACTTCATTAAGTGGCTTGGGGGCAGCACGCTGGGACTGTCCTACGGGCTCACCATTAGCGAGGCGTGCATCGCGCCCGCCATGCCTAGCACCACCGCCAGGGCCGGAGGCGTGTTCCTTCCTATCATCAAGTCGCTCTCGCTCTCAGCAGAGAGCATGCCTAACGATCCATCGTCAAGGAAGCTTGGGTCTTATCTCGTGATGACCCAATTCCAG GCAGGTAGTAACTCGAGTGCTCTCTTCCTGACTGCTGCAGCACAAAATCTGTTGTGCTTGAAGTTAGCAGAGGAGCTTGGTATTATAGTTGCAAATCCATGGGTATCATGGTTTACTGCTGCTAGTTTGCCAGCTATTGTGTCTCTACTTGCAACACCTTACCTGTTATACAAAATCTTCCCCCCTGATATGAAGGACACACCTGATGCTCCGGCATTGGCTGCGGAGAAGCTGAAGTGCATGGGCCCAGTGACTAAGAATGAATGGGTTATGATTGGTACAATGGTTCTTGCAGTCTCATTATGGATATTTGG GGAGGCTATTGGTGTATCTAGTGTTGTTGCTGCAATGCTTGGGCTCTCTATTCTTCTCCTGCTTGGTGTGCTAGACTGGGATGATTGCTTGAGTGAAAAGTCAGCCTGGGATACATTGTCTTGGTTTGCAGTTCTTGTTGCAATGGCAGGACAGCTCACAAACCTTGGAATTGTGTCTTGGATGTCAAATTCGGTTGCTAATATGCTTCAATCTTTCTCATTGAGTTGGCCTGCAGCTTTTGTTGCTCTGGAGTCATCCTACTTCCTCATTCACTATCTGTTTGCAAGCCAAACTGGGCATGTTGGAGCTCTATACTCTGCGTTCCTGGCCATGCATGTAGCGGCTGGTGCTCCTCCTGTGCTGTCTGCACTTGCTTTGGCATTCAACACAAATTTGTTTGGTGCGCTAACTCACTATAGTAGTGGGCAAGCTGCAGTATATTTTGGAG CGGGGTATCTCGAACTTCCAGACATATTCAAGATGGGTTTTGTAACAGCATTGCTTAATGCTTTGATATGGGGAGTAGTCGGAACCTTGTGGTGGAAATTTCTGGGGCTCTATTGA